In the genome of Saprospira sp. CCB-QB6, one region contains:
- the dcd gene encoding dCTP deaminase: MILSDQAILASIAQGEIVIEPFDRSCLGSNSYDVHLGAALAVYEDEVLDARKHNQVRHFEIPEEGYVLQPGQLYLGVTQEYTETHKQVPFLEGKSSVGRLGIDIHATAGKGDVGFCNHWTLEISCSLPVRVYAGMPIGQLIYFALDGEVENLYNKKQNAKYVEKTPYPVESMMWKNKF; the protein is encoded by the coding sequence ATGATTCTTTCCGATCAAGCCATTTTAGCCAGTATAGCCCAAGGCGAAATTGTTATTGAGCCTTTTGACCGTAGCTGCTTAGGCAGTAATTCTTATGATGTGCATTTGGGCGCCGCTCTAGCCGTCTATGAAGATGAGGTCTTAGATGCCCGTAAACACAACCAAGTTCGTCACTTCGAGATTCCCGAAGAAGGTTATGTCTTGCAACCTGGCCAACTTTATTTGGGCGTGACTCAGGAATACACCGAAACCCACAAACAAGTTCCTTTCTTAGAAGGAAAATCAAGTGTAGGCCGTTTGGGCATCGATATTCATGCCACTGCAGGCAAAGGCGATGTGGGATTCTGCAATCATTGGACCCTAGAAATCTCTTGTAGCCTACCCGTCCGCGTTTATGCTGGCATGCCTATAGGCCAACTTATTTATTTTGCCCTAGATGGCGAGGTGGAAAATCTCTACAACAAAAAACAAAATGCCAAATATGTAGAGAAAACGCCTTACCCTGTGGAATCTATGATGTGGAAGAATAAGTTCTAG
- a CDS encoding Lrp/AsnC family transcriptional regulator has protein sequence MPTASHKLDKIDLKILKILQQNSKITNLELSKRIGLSPAPTLERVKKLENSGIIESYHAQVAPAAMGLSVKTFVLVSLAWQKENALESFLSKVDQIDEIVECYIITGEADFLMKLVCKDIPTYEQLLFKTLSKIEEIERLKTLMTLSTVKDSKLLPFNYEKLHQH, from the coding sequence ATGCCAACAGCAAGTCATAAGTTGGATAAGATTGATTTGAAGATTCTTAAGATTCTTCAGCAGAACAGTAAGATTACCAATCTAGAGCTATCGAAGCGGATTGGTTTGTCTCCAGCTCCTACTTTGGAGCGAGTAAAGAAGTTAGAGAACTCTGGTATTATTGAGAGTTATCATGCACAAGTGGCCCCAGCGGCTATGGGACTTAGCGTAAAGACCTTTGTTTTGGTTTCTTTGGCTTGGCAAAAAGAGAATGCACTAGAAAGCTTTTTGTCTAAGGTGGACCAGATCGACGAGATTGTAGAATGCTATATCATTACTGGTGAGGCTGACTTCTTGATGAAGTTGGTTTGTAAGGATATTCCCACTTATGAGCAACTCTTGTTCAAAACGCTCTCTAAAATTGAAGAGATTGAGCGACTCAAAACATTGATGACGCTATCTACTGTTAAGGATTCGAAGTTGTTGCCCTTCAATTATGAGAAGTTGCATCAGCACTAG
- a CDS encoding SulP family inorganic anion transporter has translation MKKKYQLFDLSQKVDYQKELLSGLTVALALVPEAVAFAMIAGLHPLTGLYAAFMMGIVTAILGGRPGMISGATGAVAVVIVELALHHGVEYVFAAVILAGLFQIGAGLFRLGKFMRLVPHPVIFGFVNGLAIIIFTAQFDHFKQDGQWMIGSEMWMMLGLTVLSMLIIWLLPKLTRAIPSSLVAILAVFGIVSAFGIDTKTVGDISSIQGSFPPFHIPEVPFSLKTLEIILPYAGVVAAVGLIESLLTLNIIDEITESRGSGNREAVAQGTANILSGLFSGMGGCAMLGQSLINISSGARARLSGITAAVMLLIFIMFGAGLIEQLPIAALAGVMFMVAIGTFEWASFTVFNKMPKSDIFVMVLVTVVTLVLHNLALAVVVGVIISALVFAWDSAVRIRARKHIDENGHKHYEIYGPLFFGSVATFNEKFDVQNDPEVVIIDFAESRVVDMSAIEALNKLTERYQKANKEVHLKHLSEDCRKLLANAEKVVDVNVIEDPNYKLVVDDVK, from the coding sequence ATGAAAAAAAAATATCAACTCTTTGATCTCTCTCAAAAAGTAGATTATCAAAAAGAATTACTCTCGGGCCTAACCGTGGCCCTAGCCTTGGTTCCCGAAGCCGTAGCCTTTGCTATGATTGCGGGTCTACATCCGCTCACGGGACTCTATGCCGCTTTTATGATGGGGATCGTTACCGCTATTTTGGGTGGTCGTCCTGGCATGATCTCTGGCGCAACGGGTGCCGTGGCTGTGGTGATTGTCGAATTAGCTTTACATCATGGAGTGGAGTACGTTTTTGCGGCCGTAATTTTGGCTGGACTCTTTCAGATTGGGGCCGGACTCTTCCGTTTGGGCAAGTTTATGCGGCTGGTCCCGCATCCCGTGATCTTTGGTTTTGTCAATGGCTTGGCCATTATCATTTTTACCGCTCAATTCGATCACTTTAAGCAAGATGGCCAATGGATGATTGGCAGTGAAATGTGGATGATGCTAGGTTTGACGGTCCTTTCTATGCTGATTATCTGGCTATTGCCTAAATTGACTCGCGCCATTCCCTCTTCTTTGGTAGCTATTTTGGCCGTTTTTGGAATTGTTTCGGCCTTTGGAATTGACACCAAAACGGTGGGCGATATTAGCTCCATTCAGGGAAGTTTCCCCCCATTTCATATTCCAGAGGTCCCCTTTAGTCTCAAAACTTTAGAGATTATTTTGCCTTATGCAGGCGTGGTAGCTGCCGTGGGCCTAATCGAAAGTTTATTGACGCTCAATATTATTGATGAGATTACCGAAAGTCGAGGTTCTGGCAATCGCGAAGCCGTGGCTCAGGGAACTGCAAATATTCTCTCTGGCCTTTTTTCGGGCATGGGCGGTTGCGCCATGTTGGGCCAAAGTCTAATTAATATCTCTAGTGGCGCCCGCGCTCGCTTGTCGGGCATTACGGCTGCCGTGATGCTCCTCATTTTCATCATGTTTGGCGCTGGCTTGATTGAACAGCTTCCTATTGCCGCTTTGGCTGGCGTGATGTTTATGGTCGCCATCGGCACCTTTGAATGGGCCAGTTTTACGGTATTCAACAAGATGCCCAAATCCGATATTTTTGTGATGGTGCTGGTTACGGTGGTCACTTTGGTTTTGCATAATTTGGCCCTTGCCGTGGTAGTGGGCGTGATTATCTCGGCCTTGGTTTTTGCTTGGGATAGCGCTGTTCGGATTCGCGCCCGCAAGCATATCGACGAGAATGGCCACAAACATTACGAAATTTATGGGCCCCTCTTTTTTGGATCTGTGGCCACCTTCAATGAGAAATTTGATGTGCAAAATGATCCCGAAGTCGTTATTATTGATTTTGCCGAAAGCCGAGTGGTCGATATGTCAGCCATTGAAGCCCTCAATAAACTGACGGAGCGCTACCAAAAAGCCAATAAGGAGGTCCATCTCAAACACCTCTCTGAAGATTGTCGAAAACTATTGGCCAATGCCGAAAAAGTGGTCGATGTCAATGTTATAGAAGACCCTAATTATAAGTTGGTGGTCGATGATGTAAAATAA
- a CDS encoding Glu/Leu/Phe/Val family dehydrogenase, whose translation MADKHYSFFEGVERNFDKAASYAGLSEGLLGQIKACNAIFAMKFPVRTKDGDVNVIEAYRVQHSNHRMPTKGGIRYSLGVNQDEVKALAALMTYKCAVVDVPFGGAKGGVKINPKDYSEEELERITRRYAAELVRKNFIGPGLDVPAPDYGTGPKEMAWIMDTYMTLRHGELEGAGCVTGKPVEQNGVAGRTEATGRGVFYAIREALSYSEDAEKLGLTTGTEGKTMVIQGLGNVGSYTGTISQQEGGVKVIGVAEYEGSIHNPEGIDVAELLKFRAKTGSIIGFPGTTTLEHRGSALELECDILVPAALENQINADNADRIKAKIIAEAANGPVTPEAEAVLLEKGILIIPDMYANAGGVTVSYFEWLKNISHSRFGHMEKRFTSNRYTHLVDMILEMTGKDLSPAQRSMLTSGADELDLVRSGLEETMVTSYQNIRATWKSNPAIPDLRTAAFVYAIKKIGADYMSLGIWP comes from the coding sequence ATGGCGGACAAACATTATAGCTTTTTTGAAGGCGTAGAACGCAACTTTGATAAAGCAGCAAGTTACGCTGGCCTTTCTGAAGGCCTTTTAGGCCAGATTAAGGCTTGTAACGCGATTTTTGCAATGAAATTCCCTGTACGTACGAAAGACGGCGATGTGAATGTAATCGAGGCTTATCGCGTACAACACTCTAATCACCGTATGCCCACTAAGGGGGGGATTCGCTATAGCTTAGGGGTAAACCAAGATGAGGTAAAAGCCCTTGCTGCGCTCATGACTTATAAGTGTGCAGTAGTAGATGTACCTTTTGGCGGTGCCAAAGGTGGGGTGAAAATCAACCCCAAAGATTATTCAGAAGAAGAATTGGAGCGCATCACTCGTCGCTATGCAGCTGAGTTGGTTCGCAAAAACTTCATTGGCCCAGGCCTAGACGTACCTGCTCCCGATTATGGAACAGGACCCAAAGAAATGGCTTGGATCATGGATACCTACATGACGCTTCGTCATGGTGAATTAGAAGGTGCAGGTTGTGTAACGGGTAAGCCCGTAGAGCAAAATGGTGTAGCTGGCCGTACTGAGGCTACTGGCCGTGGTGTTTTCTATGCTATCCGCGAAGCACTTTCTTATAGTGAGGATGCAGAAAAGCTAGGTCTTACTACTGGAACAGAAGGAAAAACTATGGTTATCCAAGGTTTGGGTAATGTAGGTTCTTATACAGGAACTATTTCTCAGCAAGAAGGTGGCGTAAAAGTCATTGGTGTTGCAGAATATGAAGGTTCTATCCATAATCCCGAAGGAATTGATGTAGCTGAGCTATTGAAGTTCCGGGCTAAAACGGGGTCTATCATTGGTTTTCCTGGTACAACTACTTTGGAGCACCGTGGTAGTGCGTTGGAGCTAGAGTGTGATATTCTTGTTCCTGCTGCTCTAGAAAACCAAATCAATGCAGATAATGCAGATCGCATTAAGGCTAAAATTATTGCTGAGGCAGCTAATGGTCCTGTTACTCCTGAGGCAGAAGCAGTACTTTTAGAAAAAGGTATCCTTATCATTCCCGATATGTATGCAAATGCTGGTGGGGTGACGGTATCTTACTTTGAGTGGTTGAAAAACATCTCTCACTCACGTTTTGGTCACATGGAGAAGCGTTTCACTTCAAATCGCTACACGCATTTGGTCGATATGATTTTGGAAATGACGGGTAAAGATCTTAGCCCTGCACAAAGAAGCATGCTTACTTCTGGTGCTGACGAGTTAGATCTAGTACGTTCTGGTCTAGAAGAAACTATGGTAACTTCTTACCAAAACATCCGTGCTACTTGGAAATCTAACCCTGCTATTCCTGATTTGCGCACGGCAGCATTTGTCTATGCAATCAAGAAAATTGGCGCAGATTATATGTCTTTGGGTATCTGGCCATAG
- a CDS encoding DUF2795 domain-containing protein: MYWTLELASYLQDAPWPATRDELIDYAIRSGAPIEVIENLQALEDEGEHYEGIEDIWDDYPTKSDFFFPEDEY; encoded by the coding sequence ATGTATTGGACGTTAGAACTCGCCTCTTATTTGCAGGACGCTCCTTGGCCTGCCACTCGCGATGAACTCATTGATTACGCTATCCGCTCTGGTGCGCCTATCGAGGTGATCGAAAACCTTCAGGCCCTAGAAGATGAAGGGGAGCATTACGAAGGCATTGAAGATATCTGGGATGATTATCCGACAAAAAGTGATTTCTTCTTTCCTGAAGACGAATATTAA
- a CDS encoding DEAD/DEAH box helicase, giving the protein MLTFKELGLSQPTLKAIAEMGFENPSEIQHEAIPELLEQERDFLGLAQTGTGKTAAFGLPLIERIDSQLPLTQALILAPTRELGQQIAKQLALFGKYQQRINMLAVYGGAPIVKQLKALRSEPQHIIIATPGRLIDLLKRGAVDLRGLRYLVLDEADEMLNMGFKEDLDEILEYTAEGKNLWLFSATMSKDIRGIVKRYMTNPLEVQLNSKQEVNENIEHQYVGLHYKDKPEALGRFLDAQPDMRAVVFCRTRRNTQELAELLIQRGYTADALHGDLSQAQRDQVMRRFRQHNLQVLIATDIAARGIDVDDLTHVFHFHLPDDLSYYTHRSGRTARAGKKGLSIAFVEKRDFHRIRHIEKMLGLKIKQVEVPSAELIRNERLKTWCKNVLDQSIRANLTEEMKEEANLLFANLSKEELIGKVLAHELSKIQLGKMGAPQSFSEKGGGDRDRGRSSRKDGRRSGYKGKKRSGSSSKGRSNDRFNSFKKKKKRGKY; this is encoded by the coding sequence TTGCTAACCTTCAAGGAGTTGGGCCTTTCGCAGCCCACGCTAAAAGCAATTGCGGAAATGGGATTTGAAAATCCTAGTGAGATTCAACATGAGGCTATTCCAGAACTACTAGAGCAGGAACGCGACTTTTTGGGCCTTGCCCAAACAGGAACCGGAAAAACCGCTGCCTTTGGTCTGCCACTTATCGAACGCATCGATAGCCAATTGCCTCTAACTCAGGCATTGATCTTAGCCCCCACCCGCGAGTTGGGCCAACAGATTGCCAAACAATTAGCTCTTTTCGGAAAATACCAGCAGCGCATTAATATGCTTGCCGTTTATGGTGGTGCTCCCATCGTTAAACAACTCAAAGCCCTTCGCTCTGAGCCGCAGCATATTATTATTGCTACGCCTGGTCGCTTGATCGATTTACTCAAACGTGGTGCTGTAGACCTCAGAGGTTTGCGCTACTTGGTCCTCGATGAAGCCGATGAGATGCTCAATATGGGCTTTAAAGAAGATCTAGACGAAATTCTAGAATACACTGCCGAAGGCAAAAACCTTTGGTTGTTTTCTGCTACCATGTCTAAGGATATCCGCGGCATCGTAAAACGCTACATGACTAACCCCCTAGAGGTGCAGCTCAATAGCAAGCAAGAGGTCAATGAAAATATCGAACACCAATACGTAGGCCTACACTATAAGGATAAACCAGAGGCTTTGGGCCGTTTCCTAGACGCTCAACCCGATATGCGCGCCGTGGTATTCTGCCGCACTCGCCGCAACACCCAAGAATTGGCCGAGCTATTAATCCAAAGAGGCTATACCGCCGATGCCCTACATGGCGATTTGTCGCAAGCGCAGCGTGACCAAGTGATGCGCCGCTTCCGCCAACACAACTTGCAGGTGCTTATCGCTACCGATATCGCCGCTCGTGGTATCGATGTGGACGATCTAACGCATGTTTTCCACTTCCACCTACCCGATGACCTTTCTTATTATACGCACCGAAGCGGCCGTACGGCTCGCGCAGGTAAAAAAGGATTGTCAATCGCTTTTGTAGAAAAACGCGATTTCCACCGCATCCGCCATATTGAAAAGATGTTGGGCCTCAAAATTAAACAGGTAGAAGTGCCTTCTGCCGAATTAATTCGCAACGAACGCCTCAAAACTTGGTGCAAAAATGTGTTGGACCAATCTATCCGTGCCAACCTTACCGAGGAAATGAAGGAAGAAGCCAATTTGCTTTTTGCTAACCTTAGCAAAGAAGAGTTGATCGGCAAAGTCCTCGCTCACGAATTGAGCAAAATCCAACTAGGCAAAATGGGCGCCCCCCAATCTTTCTCTGAAAAAGGGGGAGGAGACAGAGACCGTGGCCGCTCTAGCCGCAAAGATGGTCGCCGCTCTGGCTATAAAGGCAAAAAAAGAAGTGGAAGCTCTAGCAAAGGCCGCTCAAACGACCGCTTTAATAGCTTCAAGAAGAAGAAAAAAAGAGGAAAGTACTAG
- a CDS encoding hydroxymethylglutaryl-CoA lyase: MIKLIECPRDAMQGLHDFIPTQEKVNYLNQLLKVGFHTLDFGSFVSPKAIPQMRDTAKVLSQLHLDQTTSQLLAIVANLRGAEDACQFEEIRYLGYPFSVSETFQQRNTNASIADSLERVEAIQKLCLKHNKKLVVYVSMGFGNPYGDPWNVELVQHWVDVLADMGIKIISLSDTIGVADPKIIEYLFGNLIPPYPDVEFGAHFHTQAHNWEEKIVAAYQNNCRRFDGALRGYGGCPMAKDDLTGNMPTENLVYYFNGLNEDLALNEEALQKSLDMALSVFPQKTMI; this comes from the coding sequence ATGATCAAACTAATCGAATGTCCAAGGGATGCCATGCAAGGTTTGCATGATTTTATCCCTACTCAAGAGAAGGTTAATTACCTCAACCAATTACTCAAGGTGGGCTTTCATACCCTCGATTTTGGCAGCTTTGTTTCTCCCAAAGCTATTCCCCAAATGAGAGATACCGCCAAGGTCCTCAGCCAACTGCATCTGGACCAAACAACTAGCCAACTCTTGGCTATTGTGGCCAACCTCAGAGGGGCCGAAGATGCCTGCCAATTTGAGGAAATCCGCTACCTCGGTTATCCCTTTTCCGTTTCCGAAACCTTCCAACAACGCAATACTAATGCAAGTATCGCCGATTCTTTGGAACGGGTAGAGGCTATCCAAAAGCTTTGCCTCAAGCATAATAAAAAGCTGGTGGTTTATGTCTCTATGGGCTTCGGCAATCCTTATGGCGACCCTTGGAATGTAGAACTGGTCCAACATTGGGTAGATGTATTAGCCGATATGGGGATCAAAATTATTTCGCTGTCGGATACTATTGGCGTGGCCGACCCCAAAATTATTGAGTACCTTTTTGGTAACCTGATTCCCCCTTATCCAGATGTGGAGTTTGGCGCCCATTTCCATACTCAAGCCCATAATTGGGAGGAAAAGATCGTAGCTGCCTACCAAAATAATTGCCGCCGCTTCGATGGTGCTTTGAGAGGTTACGGCGGTTGCCCCATGGCCAAAGATGACCTAACAGGCAATATGCCCACCGAAAATCTAGTCTACTATTTCAATGGCCTAAATGAAGATTTGGCTCTAAATGAAGAAGCCCTACAAAAGAGCCTAGATATGGCCCTGTCGGTCTTTCCTCAGAAAACCATGATCTAA
- the rodA gene encoding rod shape-determining protein RodA, with product MTDLRKEFSNYDWLGIGLTLALMAIGWLMIFASEYHAESYTHLLDLDKNYGKQIVWISAAILLAAGVQVVDSKFIHTMSPIAFGGVLFLLFAVLFTEPVNGASSWFGIGSFRLQPSEFSKTATNLALAALLTRPQFRIQEFKYQMQAVGLILSPVLLIALQPDAGSCLVYIAFFLVIFRAGFPPFIYILGLSMAALGIASLMVDDVSGLMLTLVFLANLVALRLWQKDERWLLTGIALGGLLYFFYHPNYFWPLLLILSLSLLAFSAMAGLKKRGQWQGVGLNFSILALSMGYSATVNYAIYKLLRPHQQERILVWLRPEKCDPLGALYNVEQSKFAIGSGGLWGKGFLEGERTKLDYVPEQSTDFIFCTMGEEWGFMGSFLLISLFTALLLRILYLAERQRSDFAKYYAYGVAFILFMHLFVNIGMTVGLVPVIGIPLPFISYGGSSLMSFGILLAILFKLDFERKSIFR from the coding sequence ATGACCGACCTGAGAAAAGAATTTAGCAATTATGATTGGCTGGGCATTGGCTTAACCCTAGCCCTTATGGCTATTGGCTGGCTGATGATTTTTGCCTCCGAGTACCATGCTGAAAGCTATACCCATTTGCTCGATTTAGATAAAAACTACGGCAAACAAATCGTCTGGATTTCAGCCGCCATTCTTCTTGCCGCTGGCGTACAAGTTGTCGACTCTAAGTTCATTCATACCATGAGCCCTATTGCTTTTGGTGGAGTTTTGTTTCTACTCTTTGCCGTATTATTTACAGAACCCGTAAATGGAGCAAGCTCCTGGTTTGGCATCGGCAGCTTTAGGCTGCAACCCTCCGAATTTTCTAAAACAGCAACCAATCTAGCCCTAGCCGCCCTGCTTACTCGGCCACAGTTTAGGATACAGGAATTTAAATACCAAATGCAAGCCGTAGGCCTTATTCTCAGCCCTGTTCTCCTCATTGCCCTACAACCCGACGCAGGCTCCTGCCTAGTCTATATCGCCTTTTTTCTCGTCATTTTTAGAGCTGGATTTCCTCCCTTCATCTATATTTTAGGCCTAAGTATGGCCGCCCTAGGCATCGCCTCCCTTATGGTTGATGATGTTAGTGGTCTTATGCTAACACTAGTTTTTTTGGCAAATTTAGTAGCCCTCCGACTTTGGCAAAAAGATGAGCGCTGGCTACTAACAGGTATCGCCCTAGGTGGCCTACTCTACTTTTTCTATCACCCCAACTACTTTTGGCCCCTCCTGCTTATTCTTAGCCTTAGCCTGCTCGCTTTTTCGGCTATGGCTGGCCTAAAAAAACGCGGTCAATGGCAAGGAGTTGGCCTCAATTTTAGCATATTAGCCCTAAGTATGGGCTATAGCGCTACTGTCAACTATGCCATTTATAAACTCTTACGCCCCCACCAACAAGAACGAATTTTAGTCTGGCTTCGGCCCGAAAAATGCGACCCCCTCGGCGCCCTCTACAATGTAGAACAATCTAAATTTGCTATCGGCTCTGGCGGACTTTGGGGAAAGGGCTTTCTAGAAGGAGAACGAACCAAACTGGATTATGTCCCTGAACAATCTACAGACTTTATTTTCTGCACTATGGGCGAAGAATGGGGCTTCATGGGCAGCTTTCTCCTGATCAGCCTCTTTACGGCCCTCTTGCTCCGCATCCTTTATTTAGCCGAACGCCAACGCTCCGATTTTGCCAAATATTACGCCTATGGCGTAGCCTTCATCCTCTTCATGCATCTTTTTGTTAACATCGGCATGACCGTCGGCCTCGTCCCCGTAATCGGCATCCCCCTCCCCTTTATTAGCTACGGCGGCTCTTCCCTAATGTCCTTTGGCATCTTGCTCGCCATTCTTTTCAAGCTCGACTTTGAACGAAAATCTATTTTTCGATAA
- a CDS encoding thioredoxin domain-containing protein has product MDQITLNKVEELQAAAKKWLKQYEAGGFAQDAALAGQAQEMKSTLDKCTQILAKAKASTGDWQADFNHIKALFEKEAFFANCFGNAADLLAAGEKVDAAVQKLAGEAQKLASNWYGQFADLAEVPENLKATVAGLSDRAKQLLGSAQKPEGNYKIAFFGAQTGESRKLAKHLDDLVAEHAGQFSLEKHVDDGQEGLRKKHNIEHFPTLLFMVDNKEFARHEGEISLASLQQKINTMLEGAKFSDSSKVISMEDQKTISERELFELGEFVVVYFETVWSGACKKVGSSVKDAVLELAAEANKTTSIKYENVLIDGRTKLHERFKVDKVPTMVYLRDGNEVGRHEGYINPSNLKEDMRRFLANGKVGNSSSNEVDLIGMEYDQASAQQLNMDLKSRLDGSVGKGGKNETSDVYTIQVLLAQNGYSCAADGEYSSDLAALITEFQAANELPQTGAIKTGDESWLALNS; this is encoded by the coding sequence ATGGATCAAATAACTTTAAATAAAGTCGAGGAACTTCAGGCAGCAGCCAAAAAGTGGCTAAAACAGTACGAGGCTGGTGGTTTTGCTCAGGATGCAGCCCTAGCGGGCCAAGCCCAAGAAATGAAGTCTACCTTAGATAAATGCACGCAAATTTTGGCCAAAGCCAAAGCGAGCACAGGAGATTGGCAGGCTGATTTCAACCACATCAAAGCCTTGTTCGAAAAAGAGGCCTTCTTTGCCAATTGCTTCGGCAACGCAGCAGACCTTTTGGCCGCAGGCGAAAAAGTAGATGCTGCCGTTCAAAAACTAGCGGGAGAAGCCCAAAAATTGGCCAGCAACTGGTATGGTCAATTTGCCGATTTGGCCGAGGTCCCCGAAAATCTTAAGGCTACTGTAGCCGGATTGAGCGATAGAGCCAAACAATTGCTTGGTTCTGCCCAAAAACCAGAAGGCAACTACAAAATTGCTTTCTTTGGCGCCCAAACAGGCGAAAGCCGAAAACTCGCCAAACATCTAGATGATTTGGTGGCCGAACATGCTGGGCAATTTAGCCTAGAAAAACATGTGGATGATGGCCAAGAAGGCTTGCGCAAAAAACATAATATCGAGCACTTCCCTACTCTACTTTTTATGGTAGATAATAAGGAGTTTGCTCGACATGAAGGCGAAATTAGCCTAGCTAGCCTCCAACAAAAAATCAATACCATGCTCGAGGGGGCTAAGTTCTCGGATAGTAGCAAGGTAATTTCTATGGAGGACCAAAAAACAATCTCTGAAAGAGAACTCTTCGAATTGGGCGAATTTGTGGTGGTCTACTTTGAAACGGTCTGGTCCGGCGCTTGTAAAAAAGTAGGCAGCTCGGTTAAAGATGCCGTACTCGAACTAGCCGCAGAGGCCAATAAAACAACCAGCATCAAATATGAAAATGTGTTGATTGATGGCCGTACCAAATTACATGAGCGCTTTAAAGTAGACAAGGTGCCTACCATGGTCTATCTCCGCGATGGCAATGAGGTCGGTCGACATGAAGGCTATATCAACCCCTCGAACCTCAAAGAAGATATGCGCCGCTTCTTGGCCAACGGAAAAGTAGGCAACAGCAGCTCTAATGAGGTAGATTTGATTGGTATGGAATACGATCAAGCATCGGCTCAACAACTCAACATGGACCTAAAAAGCCGCCTAGATGGCAGCGTAGGCAAAGGAGGCAAAAACGAAACCTCTGATGTTTATACCATCCAGGTCCTTTTGGCCCAAAATGGCTATAGCTGCGCCGCTGATGGCGAATACAGCAGCGATTTAGCCGCCCTAATCACCGAATTTCAAGCCGCCAATGAACTCCCCCAAACAGGAGCCATCAAAACTGGCGACGAAAGCTGGCTAGCCTTGAATAGCTAA
- a CDS encoding CcmD family protein, translating to MRKTYNSLILMLLATVSLSAQSPSTQTDFLESTGKIYVVVAVILLIFIGIIALLIYLERRLAKIEQAYEDL from the coding sequence ATGAGAAAAACATATAATAGCTTGATTTTGATGCTTTTGGCTACTGTTAGCCTAAGCGCTCAATCTCCATCAACTCAAACTGATTTTTTGGAGAGCACGGGCAAAATTTATGTAGTAGTAGCCGTTATTCTGCTGATCTTCATAGGCATTATTGCTCTTTTGATTTATTTAGAGCGCCGTTTGGCCAAGATTGAGCAAGCGTATGAAGATTTATAA